The genome window TCCACCTCCGCGTCCTCTGCGACCTTGTAGGTTCCCCACCATTGATTTCCAGCTTTTTGAGCCCTTCCGAGAATGAGTCCATAACTCGTCGGAGGAAGGGCTCGAAAAGCCCTCTGCAAATGGCATTTTCAGAGGATGCCAGGATCGTTCGAACCGGCGGCCACCGGTCCGAACGCGTTTCGAGTGAGATCAATCTGCGTCCGGAGCCCTCATTGAGCGAGCTCAGCGCTGAGCAGCGATCCCTCGAAGCGACCTGGCTTGGATATCAAACAGTTGAAAGAGCCCGTCATCAAAGACGCGAGCTCACCTCTACAAGACAGATACAAGCCATGAATCCCACCGAATACGACATTATCGCAATCGACATATCGAAAGATACACTTGAAGCGCTCAGCGACAAGCGAAGTTTCAGCGTATCCAACAAAGCAGACGCCCTTAGCGAGCTGACCGACCACATCGCCACCTTCAAGACGCCCTTGGCCGTCTTCGAGGCGACCGGCGGATACGAGCGAATCCTCATGCAGCAACTCCTCGCCAAGGGCCTCCCCTTCGCCAGGGTCAACCCGGCTCGAGTGCGACACTACGCCAAGAGCGAGGGGGTCAAGGCAAAGACCGACCCCATCGACGCGCGCATGATTCGCAACTTCGCGAAAGAGAAGAACATACGACCCCAAACGCCTCCCTGCGAAAAACGCCAGCAGCTCGCCGCCCTGCTCGACCGCAGAAGCCATCTGAGCGAACAGCTAAGCCGC of Pelagicoccus enzymogenes contains these proteins:
- a CDS encoding IS110 family transposase — encoded protein: MAFSEDARIVRTGGHRSERVSSEINLRPEPSLSELSAEQRSLEATWLGYQTVERARHQRRELTSTRQIQAMNPTEYDIIAIDISKDTLEALSDKRSFSVSNKADALSELTDHIATFKTPLAVFEATGGYERILMQQLLAKGLPFARVNPARVRHYAKSEGVKAKTDPIDARMIRNFAKEKNIRPQTPPCEKRQQLAALLDRRSHLSEQLSREKNRRQNSDPLIHPSIERMIAIVQNELETIEEDIRELVQSDAKMRSQQGIALSVCGVGEVTAWTLLAHLSEIESLNRNQIVALAGIAPFNDDSGKTKKKRRIQEGRAKVRRCLYMATKTAAVHNEVIRPYVQKLRDKGKPYKCAIVAGMRKMLIHIQSLFKKLNLQLAQ